One segment of Nyctibius grandis isolate bNycGra1 chromosome 11, bNycGra1.pri, whole genome shotgun sequence DNA contains the following:
- the GALNT6 gene encoding polypeptide N-acetylgalactosaminyltransferase 6, with translation MRLFRRRYSPLKVALAGAVFVIFLFILQKDVGNKDPSEEPWLKNIVHGKDQVLDLMLGAVNNIRDSMPKLQIGAPVRQEEPLPNARSCLPGVYTAAELRPLMEKPPQDPASPGADGKAFKKDHWTSEETKEKERGYEKHCFNAFASDRISLQRALGPDSRPPECIDQKFKRCPPLPTTSVVIVFHNEAWSTLLRTVYSVLHTSPALLLKEIILVDDASTDDYLKDELDRYVEQLQIVRVVRQEERKGLITARLLGASVASGEVLTFLDAHCECFHGWLEPLLSRIAEEPTAVVSPDIATIDLNTFEFSKPVQNGKQHSRGNFDWSLTFGWEVIPPRERQRRKDETFPIKSPTFAGGLFAISRSYFEHIGSYDDQMEIWGGENVEMSFRVWQCGGQVEIIPCSVVGHVFRSKSPHTFPKGTQVISRNQVRLAEVWMDDYKEIFYRRNQQAAQMAREKTYGDITDRRKLRERLHCKNFTWYLQTVYPEMFVPDLTPTFYGAIKNEGTKSCLDVGENNHGGKPLIMYPCHGMGGNQYFEYTSQRELRHNIGKELCLRAGSGTAELGDCQYRGKPGRVPANEEWDLAQNQLIKNPASSMCLTSRGKHPAMVPCNPADPHQLWSFT, from the exons atgaggctcTTCCGGAGACGCTACAGCCCCTTGAAGGTGGCTTTGGCGGGCGCCGTCTTCgtcatcttcctcttcatcctccAGAAGGACGTGGGCAACAAAGACCCAAGCGAGGAACCTTGGTTGAAGAACATCGTCCACGGGAAGGACCAAGTCCTTGACCTCATGCTTGGGGCAGTCAACAACATCCGTGACTCGATGCCGAAGCTGCAGATCGGAGCGCCGGTTCGGCAAGAGGAACCACTGCCCAATGCTCGCTCCTGCCTACCCGGCGTCTACACGGCGGCGGAGCTTCGGCCGCTGATGGAGAAACCCCCCCAAGACCCCGCCAGCCCTGGAGCAGACGGCAAAGCTTTCAAAAAGGATCATTGGACATCGGAGGAGACGAAGGAGAAGGAACGAGGTTACGAGAAGCATTGCTTCAACGCCTTCGCCAGCGACCGCATCTCCCTCCAGCGAGCGCTGGGACCCGACAGCCGCCCGCCGGA GTGCATCGACCAGAAATTCAAGCGGTGTCCCCCCCTGCCCACCACGAGCGTCGTCATCGTCTTCCATAACGAAGCCTGGTCGACGCTGCTGCGGACGGTGTACAGCGTCCTGCACACCtcgccagccctgctgctgaagGAGATCATCTTGGTGGATGACGCCAGCACGGATG aCTACCTGAAGGACGAGCTGGATCGTTACGTGGAGCAGCTCCAGATCGTGCGAGTCGTGCGGCAGGAGGAGCGGAAAGGGCTGATCACGGCGCGGCTGCTGGGGGCCAGCGTGGCCAGCGGGGAGGTCCTGACCTTCCTGGATGCCCACT GCGAGTGTTTCCACGGCTGGCTGGAGCCCCTCTTATCCCGCATCGCCGAAGAGCCCACGGCCGTCGTAAGCCCTGACATCGCCACCATCGATCTCAACACCTTTGAGTTTTCCAAGCCCGTCCAGAACGGCAAACAGCACAGCCGGGGCAACTTCGACTGGAGCTTGACTTTCGGCTGGGAGGTCATCCCACCCCGGGAGAGGCAACGGAGGAAGGATGAGACCTTCCCCATCAA GTCCCCAACCTTCGCTGGTGGCCTCTTTGCCATCTCCAGGTCCTACTTTGAGCACATCGGCTCCTACGATGATCAGATGGAGATCTGGGGGGGCGAGAACGTGGAAATGTCCTTCAGG GTCTGGCAGTGTGGGGGTCAAGTTGAAATCATCCCTTGCTCCGTCGTGGGTCATGTCTTCCGCTCCAAGAGCCCCCACACCTTCCCCAAGGGCACCCAGGTCATCTCCAGGAACCAGGTCCGCCTGGCCGAGGTCTGGATGGACGACTACAAGGAGATCTTCTACCGGAGGAACCAGCAAGCTGCGCAGATGGCCAGAGAG AAGACGTATGGTGACATTACAGACCGGCGCAAGCTGAGGGAGCGACTCCACTGCAAGAACTTCACCTGGTACCTCCAGACCGTCTATCCAGAGATGTTCGTTCCCGACTTGACTCCAACTTTTTACGGAGCA ATAAAAAACGAGGGCACCAAGAGCTGCCTGGACGTCGGTGAGAACAACCACGGTGGGAAACCGCTCATCATGTACCCCTGCCACGGGATGGGGGGCAACCAG TATTTTGAGTACACGAGCCAGCGGGAGCTGCGGCACAACATCGGGAAGGAACTCTGCCTGCGGGCAGGCTCGGGCACGGCCGAGCTGGGTGACTGCCAGTACAGAGGGAAGCCCGGCCGGGTGCCAGCCAACGAGGAGTGGGACCTGGCGCAG
- the SLC4A8 gene encoding electroneutral sodium bicarbonate exchanger 1, producing the protein MPAGSNEPDGILSYQRHDEEAVIDQGRTSNVVNIHYEKEELEGHRTLYVGVRMPLVRQSHRHHRPHSQKHRKREREKDSALTEQGDHYTPSQRVQFILGTEEDEQHVPHDLFTELDEICVKEGEGAEWKETARWLKFEEDVEDGGERWSKPYVATLSLHSLFELRSCIINGTVLLDICANSIEEIADMILGQQEQSTEFDERMRAKVREVLLKKHHHQNEKKRNNLLPIVRSFADVSKKQSDPHLLDKPAQTLTPHPSPTTAEAKNGVNHETGAMDLSKAELHFMKKIPTGAEASNVLVGELNFLRQPIVAFVRLTPAVLLSGMTEVPIPTRFLFVLLGPEGKAHQYHEIGRSMATIMTDEVFHDVAYKAKNRADLVAGIDEFLDQVTVLPPGEWDPSIRIEPPKNVPSQEKRKMAGALDDSASHSKPEKHSGPELERTGRLFGGLILDVKRKVPWFWSDFRDGLSLQCLASFLFLYCACMSPVITFGGLLGEATNGHISAMESLLGASMTGVVYSLFAGQPLTILGSTGPVLVFEKILYKFCKEYRLSYLSLRVCIGLWTAFFCIVLVATDASCLVCYITRFTEEAFASLICIIFIYEALEKLSHLRETYPVHMHSKLDFLTIYYCKCEAPTHPNNETLHFWERNKINVSGVAWENLTVTECRYLHGEFQGPACGRNGPYAPNVLFWCCILFFSTFVLSSLLKKFKTSRYFPTRVRSTVSDFAVFLTIVIMVLIDFLIGIPSPKLHVPHMFKPTRDDRGWFINPIGPNPWWTVLAALIPALLCTILIFMDQQITAVIVNRKEHRLKKGCGYHLDLFMVAVMLGVCSVMGLPWFVAATVLSITHVNSLKVESDCSAPGEQPKFLGIREQRVTGLMIFVLMGCSVFFTSVLKFIPMPVLYGVFLYMGVSSLRGIQFFDRLKLFWMPAKHQPDFIYLRHVPLRKVHFFTLIQLICLVLLWAIKVSRAAIIFPMMVLALVFVRKVMDFCFSKRELSFLDDLMPESKKKKLDDAKKEAKEEEESQKMMEAAAANSVQLKLGKRSNLDTPKQSSDRADPSEINISDEMSKTTVWKALSMNTETL; encoded by the exons ATGCCCGCCGGTAGCAACGAGCCCGATGGGATCCTCAGTTACCag AGACATGACGAAGAGGCAGTGATTGACCAGGGAAGAACGAGCAACGTTGTCAATATTCACTATGAAAAGGAGGAGTTGGAAG GCCACCGGACCCTGTATGTGGGCGTTCGGATGCCGCTGGTGAGGCAGAGCCACCGGCATCACCGACCCCACAGCCAGAAGCATCGGAAACGGGAACGGGAGAAGGACTCTGCCCTGACGGAGCAGGGCGACCACT ACACCCCATCCCAGCGGGTGCAGTTCATCCTTGGGACCGAGGAGGACGAGCAGCATGTCCCCCATGACTTGTTCACCGAGCTGGATGAGATCTGTGTGAAAGAGGGTGAAGGTGCCGAGTGGAAGGAAACGGCAAG GTGGCTGAAGTTTGAGGAGGACGTGGAAGATGGCGGCGAGCGCTGGAGCAAGCCCTACGTGGCCACTCTGTCGTTGCACAGCCTCTTCGAGCTGAGGAGCTGCATCATCAACGGCACGGTGCTGCTGGACATTTGTGCCAACAGCATCGAAGAGATTGCAG ATATGATCCTGGGCCAGCAAGAACAGTCCACGGAGTTTGACGAACGCATGCGGGCGAAAGTTCGGGAGGTGCTTTTGAAGAAGCATCACCATCAGAAcgagaagaaaagaaacaacctTCTCCCCATCGTCCGCTCCTTTGCTGATGTGAGCAAGAAGCAGTCAGATCCACACCTCCTCGACAAGCCAG CCCAAACACTCACCCCTCATCCTTCTCCCACCACTGCAGAAGCTAAAAATGGGGTGAACCATGAGACTGGTGCAATGGATTTAAGCAAG GCGGAGTTGCACTTCATGAAGAAAATTCCCACTGGGGCTGAAGCATCCAACGTGCTCGTAGGAGAGTTGAATTTCCTTCGCCAACCCATTGTGGCATTTGTCCGCCTGACCCCGGCTGTCCTTCTCTCGGGCATGACGGAAGTTCCCATCCCAACAAG gttcctgtttgttttgcttggaCCAGAAGGAAAAGCCCATCAGTACCATGAGATCGGCAGGTCCATGGCTACTATCATGACAGATGAG GTTTTCCATGACGTTGCCTATAAAGCCAAGAACCGAGCTGACCTCGTGGCTGGCATCGACGAGTTTCTGGATCAGGTCACGGTCTTGCCGCCAGGAGAGTGGGATCCATCGATCCGAATCGAGCCCCCGAAAAACGTCCCTTCGCAG gaaaaaaggaagatggcAGGAGCTCTCGATGACAGCGCTTCTCACAGCAAGCCAGAGAAACACAGTGGTCCTGAACTGGAGCGGACGGGAAG GCTCTTTGGAGGTTTGATCCTGGATGTGAAGCGAAAAGTGCCGTGGTTCTGGAGCGACTTTCGAGATGGTCTGAGCCTGCAGTGTCTGGcgtccttcctcttcctctacTGTGCCTGCATGTCCCCCGTCATCACCTTCGGGGGATTGCTGGGGGAGGCGACCAACGGCCACATA AGTGCCATGGAGTCGCTGCTGGGCGCATCCATGACTGGCGTGGTGTATTCCCTCTTTGCTGGCCAACCTCTCACCATCCTTGGTAGCACTGGACCCGTCCTCGTGTTCGAGAAGATCCTCTACAAATTCTGCAA GGAGTACAGGCTGTCCTATCTCTCTCTGCGGGTTTGCATCGGGCTGTGGACCGCCTTCTTCTGCATAGTGCTGGTGGCCACCGACGCCAGCTGCTTGGTGTGCTACATCACCCGCTTCACCGAAGAAGCCTTCGCCTCCCTCATCTGCATCATCTTCATCTACGAGGCTCTAGAGAAGCTGAGTCACCTGCGAGAGACCTACCCTGTGCACATGCACAGCAAGCTCGACTTCCTCACCATCTacta ctgtAAGTGTGAGGCACCGACCCATCCCAACAACGAAACCCTGCATTTCTGGGAGAGAAACAAGATCAATGTGTCTGGCGTCGCCTGGGAAAACCTCACGGTGACT GAATGTCGGTATTTGCATGGAGAGTTTCAAGGACCTGCCTGTGGACGCAATGGCCCCTACGCGCCTAATGTCCTCTTCTGGTGCTGCATCCTCTTCTTCTCCACCTTTGTCCTGTCGAGCTTATTGAAGAAGTTTAAAACCAGCCGTTACTTCCCAACCAGA GTACGGTCCACAGTAAGTGATTTTGCTGTGTTCCTCACCATCGTCATCATGGTGCTCATTGACTTCCTGATTGGGATCCCATCACCGAAACTCCACGTCCCTCATATGTTCAAG CCTACCAGAGACGACCGTGGGTGGTTCATCAACCCCATAGGACCCAACCCTTGGTGGACAGTGCTGGCTGCGCtcatcccagctctgctctgcaccatCTTGATATTCATGGACCAGCAGATCACCGCTGTTATCGTGAACAGGAAGGAGCACAGGCTGAAG AAAGGATGCGGGTACCACCTGGACCTTTTCATGGTGGCCGTGATGCTCGGCGTGTGCTCCGTGATGGGGCTGCCCTGGTTTGTGGCTGCCACTGTCCTGTCCATCACCCACGTGAATAGCCTCAAGGTTGAGTCTGACTGCTCAGCTCCAGGAGAACAACCCAAGTTTCTGGGGATACGAGAGCAGAGGGTCACTGGCTTGATGATTTTTGTGCTCATGGGCTGCTCTGTCTTCTTCACTTCTGTGTTAAAG tttataCCAATGCCTGTGCTTTATGGCGTCTTTCTCTACATGGGTGTGTCGTCGCTCAGAGGAATTCAG ttcttcGATCGCTTGAAGCTCTTTTGGATGCCAGCGAAACACCAGCCGGATTTCATCTACCTGCGGCACGTCCCCTTGCGAAAGGTGCATTTCTTCACCCTGATCCAGCTGATCTGCCTCGTCCTGCTCTGGGCCATCAAGGTGTCCCGTGCTGCCATCATCTTTCCCATGATG GTTTTGGCTCTCGTTTTTGTCCGGAAAGTGATGGATTTCTGCTTCTCGAAGCGAGAGCTCAGCTTTCTGGATGACCTTATGCCAGAAAGCAAGAAGAAGAAGTTGGACGATGCcaaaaaagaagccaaagaaGAAGAG GAGTCCCAGAAGATGatggaagctgctgctgctaattCGGTTCAGCTGAAACTGGGGAAGAGAAGCAACCTGGATACCCCAAAGCAAAGCAGTGAC